A single window of Solenopsis invicta isolate M01_SB chromosome 3, UNIL_Sinv_3.0, whole genome shotgun sequence DNA harbors:
- the LOC105208238 gene encoding cathepsin L — protein MKSVVALLFLAVLAMGQTVSFNKILDAEWFIFKLHHNKVYKSPVEEGYRMKIYMDNKRKIAEHNRKYELNEVTYKLGMNKYGDMLHHEFVNTLNGFNKSVTAGIETEGVTFISPANVKLPDEVDWTKQGAVTAVKDQGHCGSCWAFSSTGALEGQHFRSTGYLVSLSEQNLIDCSGKYGNNGCNGGLMDYAFQYIKDNKGLDTEKTYPYEAENDRCRYNPRNSGATDKGYVDIPQGDEEKLKAAVATIGPISVAIDASHESFQLYSEGVYYDPDCSAENLDHGVLIVGYGTDETSGHDYWLVKNSWGKTWGQKGYIKMARNKNNHCGIASSASYPLV, from the exons ATGAAGAGCGTGGTGGCTTTGTTATTCCTGGCAGTCCTTGCTATGGGACAAACCGTTTCCTTCAACAAGATTTTGGATGCAGAATGGTTCATTTTTAAG CTGCACCATAACAAAGTTTACAAATCTCCAGTGGAGGAAGGATATAGAATGAAGATCTATATGGATAACAAACGCAAGATCGCCGAACACAATCGTAAATATGAGCTGAATGAAGTTACATATAAACTAGGAATGAACAAATATGGAGATATG ttGCATCATGAATTTGTAAATACTTTGAATGGCTTCAATAAGTCTGTAACTGCTGGAATAGAAACTGAAGGAGTAACGTTTATCTCGCCAGCTAACGTTAAATTGCCAGACGAAGTCGATTGGACAAAACAAGGCGCTGTCACAGCTGTCAAGGATCAAGGACATTGCGGATCTTGCTGGGCATTCTCTTCT aCTGGAGCTTTGGAAGGACAGCATTTTAGAAGTACTGGCTATTTAGTTTCATTGAGTGAACAAAACTTAATCGATTGTTCTGGCAAATACGGCAACAATGGATGTAATGGCGGTTTGATGGATTATGCCTTTCAATATATCAAAGACAACAAAGGCCTGGATACTGAAAAGACTTACCCGTATGAAGCGGAGAATGATCGTTGCAg ATACAATCCGAGAAATAGCGGCGCCACCGATAAAGGCTATGTAGACATTCCACAAGGAGATGAAGAAAAGCTAAAAGCTGCAGTCGCCACTATAGGTCCGATTTCCGTCGCAATTGATGCATCCCACGAATCCTTCCAACTTTATAGTGAGG GAGTGTATTACGATCCCGACTGCAGTGCAGAAAATCTAGATCATGGTGTGTTAATCGTTGGTTATGGTACAGACGAGACAAGTGGCCATGATTATTGGTTGGTCAAGAATAGTTGGGGTAAAACTTGGGGTCAAAAGGGCTACATCAAGATGGCTAGGAATAAGAATAATCACTGCGGTATAGCGTCCAGTGCCAGCTATCCTCTCGTTTAA